A region of Clostridiisalibacter paucivorans DSM 22131 DNA encodes the following proteins:
- a CDS encoding CxxH/CxxC protein, which translates to MYVVCNEHLNQAIDEFLEIYEQPPDVYELGKISFTDWSSPSTCDFCDVPPKYLVV; encoded by the coding sequence ATGTATGTTGTATGTAATGAGCATTTAAATCAAGCTATAGATGAATTTTTAGAAATTTATGAACAGCCACCAGATGTATATGAATTGGGAAAGATATCATTTACAGATTGGTCAAGTCCTAGTACATGTGATTTTTGTGATGTACCTCCAAAATATCTTGTAGTATAA
- a CDS encoding HNH endonuclease has product MKIKNRDKLYIYYRDNKRCFYCEKKLKYKQMTLDHYLPRSSGGIDEIFNLVVSCKRCNRDKGDTIPIDVYEIMLILFLQGVKDGKITGKDIDISNRELKKYLLEVEKVEGLNREIVFQSKDKRFYIKDGYVNKMIHFGGKKH; this is encoded by the coding sequence ATGAAGATTAAAAATAGGGACAAATTATATATATACTACAGAGATAATAAGAGATGTTTTTATTGTGAAAAAAAACTCAAATATAAACAAATGACATTGGACCATTATTTACCTAGAAGTAGTGGCGGAATAGATGAGATATTTAATCTGGTTGTGAGTTGCAAGAGGTGTAATAGAGATAAGGGAGATACTATACCTATTGACGTATATGAGATAATGCTCATATTATTTTTACAAGGAGTTAAAGATGGGAAAATTACAGGAAAAGATATAGATATAAGCAATAGAGAGCTCAAGAAGTATTTGTTAGAGGTAGAGAAGGTAGAGGGTCTAAATAGGGAAATTGTATTTCAAAGTAAAGATAAGAGATTCTATATTAAAGATGGATATGTAAATAAGATGATACATTTTGGAGGCAAAAAACATTGA
- a CDS encoding ABC transporter ATP-binding protein, which yields MELENKAVIEIEDLEMSFGSKKVLKGISLQVYPGQVIGYIGPNGAGKSTTIKIILGLLSGHTGKIKIFGNEISKDSIEYKKRIGYVPENAEIYDTLTAREYLTFIGELYGKDSKDVEHKAKRMMKIFGIEDVFNSRISSYSKGMKQKVLIISSLLHNPDVLFLDEPLSGLDANSVIIVKEILAELSKKGKTIFYSSHIMDVVEKISNRIVLLQSGSILADGSFSELRDKSQDSSLEEIFNELTGFNQHKEMAKEFISILEEEY from the coding sequence ATGGAATTGGAAAACAAGGCTGTAATAGAGATTGAAGATTTGGAGATGAGCTTTGGTTCAAAAAAGGTTCTAAAGGGCATATCCTTGCAGGTATATCCGGGTCAAGTTATTGGATACATAGGACCTAATGGAGCGGGGAAAAGTACTACTATAAAGATAATTTTAGGGCTATTGTCAGGACATACAGGTAAAATTAAAATATTTGGAAATGAGATATCTAAAGATAGTATAGAATATAAAAAGAGGATTGGATATGTACCTGAAAATGCAGAGATTTATGATACCCTTACTGCTAGAGAATACTTGACTTTTATTGGAGAATTATATGGAAAGGATTCAAAGGATGTAGAACATAAGGCAAAAAGGATGATGAAAATATTTGGTATTGAAGATGTATTTAATTCTAGAATATCTTCATATTCTAAAGGAATGAAGCAAAAGGTACTGATTATATCCAGCTTATTGCATAATCCTGACGTATTATTTCTAGATGAGCCATTAAGTGGATTGGATGCAAATAGTGTTATTATTGTTAAGGAAATATTAGCTGAATTATCTAAAAAGGGTAAAACAATATTCTATTCATCCCATATTATGGATGTAGTTGAGAAAATAAGTAATAGGATTGTATTACTACAAAGTGGCAGTATATTAGCAGATGGCAGCTTTTCAGAACTACGGGATAAATCCCAAGATAGTTCATTGGAAGAAATATTTAATGAGCTTACTGGATTCAATCAACACAAGGAAATGGCAAAAGAGTTTATATCTATTCTTGAAGAGGAGTATTAA